The Oryza glaberrima chromosome 5, OglaRS2, whole genome shotgun sequence DNA segment TTTTTTCTTGATGCAAAGTTTATGACAGATTATGGGatggaattaattaatttctttgaAGTATATGAGAGCAAATTTTATAGAAGATTAGGTGGTCGTCGCCTCTAATTTTATCCATCTAAACTTGTGCATTAATACATTATCTCTAAATTAGCTCTACCACGCCAATCTcaatagtttattttatttgtttgccTAATTCACTCttcatttttctcctttttttttcgagTTTGCGCAGAGGCTtgcattctcttttttttttctctccttcactTTATTATATTAGTTTATGTGATATTTTAGGGCAAGTGTACAGTAGGTTATACACTTGTGGTACTTGCTCTGAGATTCGCCGTTTGATCTTCGGCACAACTTCTTCAAAGTGCAAAGCATTGTTGAACGATGTGCGTTTGCGTGATTGGTTGGTTAGGAATTTTGTGTCGTGTCTCAAAGTGAGAGACGAATGATCAGGTCACAGGCTCAAGCACAGTAGTCCACCTTGGTGTCTTCGCATCCGGTTTTTGTACCGTCCATCCAATTTGCTTCAGCCTGATTCATAGTAGTACTCCTAACCAAAACCCAGCTACTTATGCTATACTGATCAGTGATTGGATTAAGTTATCACCGAGTGGAGAACATTGTAGCACAATACAAAATTACAGTTAATACTGCTAGTgcatgttcagatttatagtcaAGACCCCTTACATTTAaggacaaagggagtagtaaTGTGATGGAATCAAACCACTCTATAGAAATGTTTATGAAAAAATCTGTATATATTTAGATGAGATCGCATTGACAGAAGATTTATCCTACTCAAACGAGCATAGGAAGATGGCAACTATaaatctgtaaaaaaaaaattgaaagattgttataaaattattataagaGTTTAAGATAAGAGAAATGAAACAAACTAATCTCCTGAAACAGATTTTCTATGGATATTAAGGAGAGTTGAAATTCAATGAAAGACTGTTGTGGTTagttgagataaaaaaaaatgaagagagagagagagatggttaTTTTTTAGAAGTGTagagggaagagggggagggagagagtttCCCCACCTAAATCTTGTATTGATCATTATAAAGATACATAGCACCGTTTTTAGAACAAGGGAGTGGATAGAATATTAAAAGCACAACATAAGGGATGAAGAGAAAGACAACATAGCACACaaacatgaagaaaaaaatacgaAGCCACGAAGATACTAATGTTAAGGGCTCATAACACCGGTTTACACCACTTTTGAGAACATCAACTTGCTGACTTAATACTGAAAAATTGAGGGCTACATCACTTGTCTTCATGAAACCAACCAAACATGTCTTCATGAAACCAACTAAGACTGCCTATTAGGTTGTTGTTCTTTCCGATGCCACCCAAAACCCtttgaggggaggggagatgaTGGGCATAGCTTCAAAGGTGGGTCGTTGTAGAAGTATGAGTAGATCCAAGATATGATCTAAGAGCTTGCTACCCAGTTTCCAACTAGATGAGTAAGCCTAACCTCCAACGCACATTAGATATGAAGACCTTCATTCTAAAAAGCTGATGTCCAACTACCATCTGATTGCCACTCAATTAGACGCCTACTtaaagggagggaggggcgctAGAAGATAGCAATGCGATCCAAGAGGGGTCAGCGGAAAGGAGCTAAATTAGCATGAATGACATAAGCAAACAAAGGAGGAAAACGAAGGCAAAAAATGCTTTCAAGAGgcaaatgctaaaaaaatgatatatgacGAAAGACAATGGCCTTAACAAATAGGAAAGTGCACTAAGAATGTTTACCTAGCTACCTATCGGACCAAGGTTGCAACAAACTGAGAGGAAGCAAAAAAGATCAAATTGTTGGAGGTTGGAGCAAAGGAAAGGGCAAACACCCGCCATGCCAGAAACAAAGGAGATCAGCTCTACCATCGCTTATCATGGTTGCAAATAGCTAGGACTCATAACCTTCCTGACGAGCAACTATTTTCTAGTGGATGGATATGTGTGCCGCCAACTGTTCTATGAGAAGCCAACTCTCGTTTATCGAAGCCATGGTCGGGTAGAAATGCTCTACCTTAGCGGCAAAGGCAATTGTTTCCAATGAAGGTGACTAGCTGCTGAGAGGAAATTGCAGATGAAACAACAAAGGACAAGGGGATACTCGCAAAGGAGACATGATGTCTATGACCAAATCCGACCCTAGCCTGCACGAAGGAGGGAGACAAGGTAAGGGGAGATAGGGAAGAGAACGAATGTCGGACGAGATAAATGACGATAGGAGATAATGATGTGGAGCACAGAGCCGTAGACCGGCTAGAACTCATCGGGTGTCATCGGCAAGCTACGTCGCCTAAGCACCTTCAAGCCCTCTCCTAGCACCAGTTTTAAGGTCCAGGTGATAGCAAATGTGAAAAAATGTTAAggcaaggaagaaagagaaagggagaaagaGGACTAAGAAGATGGATAGAGAGGACCTTACAGGAGGTGGAGCTGCCGTCAGCTATGGCAAAGGGTAGGTATTAGGGTTAAGACTCAGGAGGGTCCTCGCTTCTCAGGTCATTCGGAGGAGCAAGATACCATGAACAATTGCTATGATTGGTTgatataaataaatatgcaaaatctaaatcgagagcACTCTCGATTTAGTCATAACGAGCGACCCCCATCAACATTATCTAGATATGTGTTAACTTAAAGAATCTTACTTTACTATAGTACTAATCCATTAAGTAAGTAGGgaaaatattcctatcatctatgcttcaaataaattttctcttaaattactcatccgatttacaatccaattacaccgttgtgttcgtaacaattaaatctttacaacaagatcttacatgattatattttgataaatatcacaaattacttttatgatatgtctgaattacttttagacttcactaagttacttcttaaacatataaaagtaaattcagtaaagtctaaaagtaatttacatatattatagaagtaacttagaaaaaaaaagtaactttggcatgtcatttgaaataaatccgttgtagagataaaaacatgactctatctagaaattaatttaatcagcacaaattatggaattaagtaaaaacaataataaaagtaatcacctcagagcattatgaatgtataggaagtattttaataaaatctaaaagtaacttttatatatatatatatatatatatatatatatatatatatatgataatttgtttaatgaaaaaggcattaattaaagttaccttagttttgttctaagttacttatataatatatgtaaattatttttactctttattgaatttacttttatatgtctaataagtaatttagtgaaatctaaaagtaatttagatatattataaaagtaaattattatttttcatcaaaatataatcatgtgagatcttgttataaagatttaattgttacgaacaaaACGgcgtaatcggatcgtagatcggataagtagtttaagagaaaattgtattcgAAGTATATGTGGATAGTGTCTCTCATGGATGGAGTGGTAGCTACCGCCagttgtgtagtcacgtccaaaTAAATATGTTAAGCCGTGAAAATtaactataatataaaatttaaatgttagaattaacaaagttttaaaaaagaaagcaaTATTACCTCTAAACTAATGCACGTCAAATACAATGCATCTAGTACACGACGCAGCACAAGCACGACAACTGCTTGGACCTGGTCAGCGCTGCTGACGTGTGAATGGCGTGTGGCCCATCGCGACACGCTCTCTGTCAAGGCGCCGCGAGCACGTCACCGCGAACCGCATCCATCCGCACCCCGCCCGGATCGCGACACGTGACGCGACCCCCACCGTCGGATCAGGCCCCGCGTCGCCATCCAACCCCCACCCCACGAACCTCGACGCCTTCCCGTCCAGGTTCACTTCCCCACTCCCCCACctcgtcatcttcctcctcctccccacaccACCACCCCCAGATCCCGCAAACCGCGAAACAAACCACCcccgcatctctctctctctctctctctcttcgtcgagctcctcctcctccgctgctgctgccgcccaTGGCTTCGTCGTCGAAGAGGAGAGGCGGggctggaggtggaggagcggaGAAGAAGGACCTCTTCCATGTCGTCCACAAGGTGCCCGCAGGGGACAGCCCGTACGTCAGAGCCAAGCACCTGCAGGTGATTgcacttgttcttcttcttctctgttcTTGCCGATTCTCTCTTGAGctttttcctcttcttgatGAGTAGGAGTAGTATAGTAGACGATTCATGATTGTACCAGCTAATTAACCAGCATTGAATTGGTAGGTATAGGGTATAGCTTAGCTTGATTATGATTATGCACGAGTGTTCCGTTTGTCAGTTGTGATAACTTGTATTCAATCcgagtgagtttttttttattaattcggTATGTTTAATTTAGGAATTTTTTCATGCCAATTGGCGGTTTTCTTGGCACTGAAAGGAGGGTATCTCTCGCGTTGATTATTagatctccttttttttttcttttcctaattCTTGCCGTAAATATTTTCCTGTCCATGAAATTATAGCCGCAAACTGACTCGTTTTCCTTTCAATAGTAACGGCTAACTGTCGTCGTATGTTTATCCCCAAGGTTGTTGTTTAGTTTGATATTAATTGGAGTTATTCAGTTATTTGCTTTGTCTCTTTGCAGTTTGCAccatagtagtagtactgttcATTGAATCGTTGACTGTATTATGATCCAAACACAGGGATGATTTGATTGCCTAATTTTGAGGTCCACGAGATTAATATTGAACTACTTATcatgctttaaaaaaaatccagtcaCACACTTTAATTCAGGATTAGTAGAGACACAAGAATTTACTGAAGTTCTCACAGAATTCAGTAGTAGTTGCTAACCTCGGCAAAACAACTTCGTTTCGATGAATCAGCTTGTCGATAAGGATCCGGAGACAGCCATCGTGTGGTTCTGGAAGGCGATCAACTCCAGGGACAAGGTGGATAGTGCCCTGAAGGACATGGCTGTGGTGATGAAGCAGCAGGATCGCGCCGAGGAGGCGATAGAAGCCATCAGATCATTCAGGCACCTCTGCTCAAGGCAGGCTCAGGAGTCCCTTGACAACCTTCTGATCGACCTCTACAAGGTGTGTTTCGTTCTAGTTCTACCTGCATATCTCACAAAATTACTAACAAAATGATTGCTGCGGTGTACTGACAATATGCGGGATTTCATTTTCAGAAATGTGGCAAAGTCGATGAACAGATCGATCTACTGAAACAGAAGCTGAAGATGATATACCTTGGAGAGGCCTTCAACGGGAAGGCGACCAAGACAGCACGTTCCCATGGGAAAAAGTTCCAGGTCTCTATCCAGCAGGAGACTTCTCGCATTCTGGTACAGATTACCGCTCCCCCTGTTACTCCTACTGATTGGTAATTTGGCATGTCAATGCTGCATTCAGTTACACTCGAAGTTACTGAAACCTTCTTGTGTGCATATTACAGGGCAATCTTGGCTGGGCTTACATGCAGCAGAGCAACTATTCAGCCGCTGAATTGGTGTATCGCAAGGCGCAAAGCATTGAGCCTGATGCCAATAGGGCATGCAACCTTGGGCTGTGCCTAATTAAGCAGAGCAGGCATGATGAAGCAAGACAAGTACTTCATGATGTTGTGCTACGCAGAATCTCCGGATCGGAAGATGACAAGGTGGTAGCCCGAGCTAAGCAGCTTCTCCATGAACTTGAGCCGGTGACGCATGTTACGTCGCCAAATAATGCTGGGCTGAGTGTCAGTGAAGAGATCATGGAGAGACTAGACCTTGTGTTGAACGAATGGACGCCATTCAGGTCAAGGAGGCTGCCGGTATTTGAGGAGATAGCTACCTTAAGGGACCAAATTGCTTGTTGATCCCTTTATTCGCAAggtttttgttcttttgcttAATGTGCATACGGGTGCGTTGCCTTAGAAATTCATGTGCATATGTAGAGGCtgttgtgggcttgtggcagTGCGAGTAATGGAGTAAAGGTTGTGATGTTCAGATAGATATCATATAGCTAGAGATCATGCAAAGCATCCAAGGAATAGTGTATTTTGTCTTCATGTTCTATGATGCTTATAATGTGTTGTAAACATTCTACAGACTACAAGAAATCCAAGTGTACACTTCACTTGGCTTGTTGGAATTAAAAACTGGAAGACTGAAATGGTTTGGTTTCAAGTTTGCAGCACAAAATGTCTCTTTCTCTGAAGTAAAAATGAAAATCTTCGCTATGGAATGCAGAGTTGGTCCTAGAGATGTATACTTCCgttatcctttttttaaaaatactaataCAAAGTTGAAAGGAAACAAAATGATGGGGAAAACAAAAATCAGTCAGATCATATCAGACAAGCATTTCCAGTTCGAActggcctgtttagttccaaagtttttttctaaacttccaactttccatcgcatcaaacctttcatacacacataactattctatcacatcgtaccaatttcaaccaaacttccaaacttcagtgtgaactaaacacatcagTGTGAATTACTAACAACAGAGAGCAGCATACATCAAAGTATCAAACAGCCAAACACCATCCATATTCCGTGACAGAAAGGCACCCAAGAATTGGATGACTAAAAGAAATTGCCGTATTATTCATGAACAAACTCCAACATTAATATTCACAAATTGAGTATTTGCTTTCTTTCTGATGTTTCTGTCACTACACCATTTCTTTTCAAGCTAATAGTAACTGTACAAGTCCACTTCCCCATGTCAGAGAACAGAGCAAAAAGTAAGTTCCATCCTAGATGAGTGAAAACTCACAACAGGTACAAGAATGTGTTAAGTTCTGAACACCAGAAAATTCGCGTGTCAGAGCACTGAACTACTCTCCATTCTTCATACACTGATGCGTGCCGTATGCCCATTTCCAAATGGAAATTGAAGAGCACTCGCCACTGCAGATACAgaatttacacaaaaaaaaaacataagtaaaCTGTTTCACAAATGTCACCATGTCAGCAACATGCACGAGcacaaaaagttcagaaaactAAACACAAAAGTTCAGAAAACTTGCACCTCTGGAGGAGTGCAAGACGAGGACGAACTCCATGTCTCTGTTGCCGGGGGGGAGGTCGAGGACGACGGGGAAcagccccggcggcggcgcggcgcacctCCGGCGGCAGACGACGAAGTCCTCccggcgcgcctcctcctccagccgccggcGCAGCGCCGCGAGGCTCTGCTCCTTGAACGTGAAGTACCTCCACGTCCCCTGGTCGAAGtcgtccacgccgccgtcgtctctcgccgtGTTGTAGAAGATCGTCCGCGCCACCAGCgcgcccggcgccgcctcgctcggcggctcctcctcctcctcctcctcctccggcggcggcggcttcaccACCTTCAGTTcctagaaagagagagagagagagagagatcccaTTTGCGATTCAAGAATTCAAGATTACGCACATCTCGGCTCAAGAATTCAAAGATGGAAGAAGCCGATCGAGCACCTTGGTGGAATAGAATCTGACGAAAGCAGTAGTGGACGCCGTGTCGGGCTCCGACGTGGCGGCCTCGAGGCGGGCGTCGCAGGACAGggcgcggcagcgcggcggcggcggcgcctccgatTCCGGGACGACCTCGACGACCCAGGAGCTCTCCTCGGGGGCGGCGTCGCGGTCGACGGTGACGGCGTTCTCCCGCGGCGTGAGCCCGAACctggcgcggaggaggcggccgtaGAGCCCCGTGAGCGTGAGGTGCTCCCCCTCGCGGCGCGGCGTCCACAGGAAGGCGCCGTCGTTGGGGCTGGGCGGCGAGCCCGCCTGGATGACCCAGCAGCACGCCGCGGAGCCGCGGCAGCCGCCGTCGAGCGCGGCGGGGAGCTCGGTGGCGCAGAGGTAGAGCCCCCGGTTTCCCTGCAGCCTGACGTAGTCGTCGCCGGAGGTCTCCACGGCCCAGACGGTGCCCCGGCAGTTGCGGCGGTACCCGTGGGTGacggcctccccgccgccgtcgccgacgtccGCCGCGCATAGGTACGTGCCCAGGTGGCTCCTGAGCCGCACCGACCTCGCGTTCTCGAAGACCTCCATTGCTGCTGCCGCGGGGCCAAGAAACCAAGAACCGCTTCTTGATTTGGAGGAGAGACGGGTTtgggcgggaggaggaagacgaggctAGTTGGAGGGGTATTCTTGTCCTTGACAATCCCAACCTTAACGGCTTCCGATTGTGGAAAACCGACTACGTGGCACTTTATGGGGCGTTGGGATCTAGGATCAACGGCTCAGA contains these protein-coding regions:
- the LOC127772835 gene encoding protein SULFUR DEFICIENCY-INDUCED 2-like — translated: MASSSKRRGGAGGGGAEKKDLFHVVHKVPAGDSPYVRAKHLQLVDKDPETAIVWFWKAINSRDKVDSALKDMAVVMKQQDRAEEAIEAIRSFRHLCSRQAQESLDNLLIDLYKKCGKVDEQIDLLKQKLKMIYLGEAFNGKATKTARSHGKKFQVSIQQETSRILGNLGWAYMQQSNYSAAELVYRKAQSIEPDANRACNLGLCLIKQSRHDEARQVLHDVVLRRISGSEDDKVVARAKQLLHELEPVTHVTSPNNAGLSVSEEIMERLDLVLNEWTPFRSRRLPVFEEIATLRDQIAC
- the LOC127774269 gene encoding uncharacterized protein LOC127774269, which produces MEVFENARSVRLRSHLGTYLCAADVGDGGGEAVTHGYRRNCRGTVWAVETSGDDYVRLQGNRGLYLCATELPAALDGGCRGSAACCWVIQAGSPPSPNDGAFLWTPRREGEHLTLTGLYGRLLRARFGLTPRENAVTVDRDAAPEESSWVVEVVPESEAPPPPRCRALSCDARLEAATSEPDTASTTAFVRFYSTKEQSLAALRRRLEEEARREDFVVCRRRCAAPPPGLFPVVLDLPPGNRDMEFVLVLHSSRVASALQFPFGNGHTARISV